The DNA segment AAGCGGAGCAGGCCACCGTCCTCCTGGAGCGAAAGGACAGCGCAGAGCATGGTTCGTTCGATCATTGCCAAGACCCTGCTCGGCTCGGTGCGACAGCCAGAGCCCTGGTTCGGGCTCAAGTACAATATGAACCTGTACCGCGGCTGTCAGCACGGCTGCACCTACTGCGACACGAGGAGCGAGTGCTACGGGATCGACAACCTGGAAGATGTGGCAGTCAAGACCAATGCGCTGGGGCTGCTGGATGCCGAACTGGCCCGCAAGCGGGTCAAGGGCGTGATCGGCTTTGGCTCGATGAACGACTGCTATCAGCCCATCGAAGCGCACCTCAGGATGACTCGTCAGGCGCTGGAGATCATCTGCCGCCGCGGCTTTCCCGTCCACATCTTGACCAAGAGCGACCTGGTGCTCCGGGACCTTGATCTGCTCCAGCAGATCAGCCGAACCTATGCCGCGGTGAGCTTTACCGTCACCACGGCCGATGAGGCGCTCGCTGCCAGGGTTGAACCGAACGCTCCCTCGCCCACCCGCCGATTGGCCGCGATGAAGCAGTGTGCTCAGGCCGGCCTGTTGACGGGCGCAATGATGATGCCGGTTCTGCCCTTTATCGAAGACACGCTGGAAAACATACTGGGTGTTGTTCGCGGTGTCCATCAGGCCGGGGGCAGGTACATCGTGGCAGCATTTGGCATGACCCTGCGCGACCGCCAGCGAGAATACTACTATCACCAGCTTGACCAGTTGTTTCCCGGCCTGCGGGAGAAGTACGTTCGCACCTTTGGAGGAAGCTACTCCGCCGGAGCAACGAACGCGCCCGGCCTTGAGGCAGCGTTTCAGGACGAGTGCGCTCGCCTGGGAATCGCCACGCGTATTCCGCTCTACCAGCCGCAGGCTGCAGCCCAGGCCAGACTGCTTTGATCCAGGGCGACCTTCGCACGGTCAGCAGCATGGCCCGTGCGGCGTGTCGCAGGCACACCAACGAAC comes from the Chloroflexi bacterium ADurb.Bin180 genome and includes:
- a CDS encoding Radical SAM superfamily protein; protein product: MVRSIIAKTLLGSVRQPEPWFGLKYNMNLYRGCQHGCTYCDTRSECYGIDNLEDVAVKTNALGLLDAELARKRVKGVIGFGSMNDCYQPIEAHLRMTRQALEIICRRGFPVHILTKSDLVLRDLDLLQQISRTYAAVSFTVTTADEALAARVEPNAPSPTRRLAAMKQCAQAGLLTGAMMMPVLPFIEDTLENILGVVRGVHQAGGRYIVAAFGMTLRDRQREYYYHQLDQLFPGLREKYVRTFGGSYSAGATNAPGLEAAFQDECARLGIATRIPLYQPQAAAQARLL